In one window of Leptospira sp. GIMC2001 DNA:
- the dnaA gene encoding chromosomal replication initiator protein DnaA, with translation MSDKTNPDWNLVLNEVSKLINPKYYHSFISPLHLLKIENSKAFLIAPSDQVKRHVESKYITQIEEALFTVLGDRVHVEILTESKDASVEFNTAIQDKFDVRESFFNPDYSFENFIVADSNRLPYTACMEAVKRPGDINPLYIFGSVGVGKTHLLHAIGNEILKREPWKKVRYVEMTSFLNEFVYTVRQNSRTALDSFKLKFQSYDTLLIDDIQFLNSGADKTQEEFFALFNFLYQRKSQIVIASDRPSYELPIHDRLKSRFTKGVQANVQPPSPDLRRAILSKYSDLYNLHLDEESLNYTSSHITGDIRHLMGALNDILLYKKAYNLMIVPFERVKEVVDSRSVFRQKAVDMTQDNLIELVCEIYNQPKKDVLGKSRKNEFILPRHLCMYMLKEIFSLNKTLIGRIFDCKHTTVIHAISNIEEKIKTDLKLQETVHKVRLKFDLI, from the coding sequence ATGAGCGATAAAACGAACCCTGATTGGAATCTTGTTTTGAATGAAGTTTCAAAGCTCATAAATCCAAAATATTACCATAGCTTTATTTCGCCTCTTCATCTATTGAAGATAGAAAACTCTAAAGCTTTTTTAATCGCTCCTTCTGACCAAGTAAAGAGACATGTTGAAAGCAAATACATAACTCAGATAGAAGAAGCCTTATTCACTGTTCTTGGAGATCGTGTCCATGTTGAGATTCTGACAGAATCAAAAGATGCTAGCGTTGAATTTAATACTGCAATACAAGATAAGTTTGATGTAAGAGAATCTTTTTTTAACCCAGACTATAGTTTTGAAAACTTCATTGTAGCGGACTCCAATCGACTTCCTTATACAGCATGTATGGAAGCGGTCAAAAGACCGGGAGATATAAATCCTCTATATATATTCGGATCCGTTGGAGTTGGCAAAACCCATTTGCTTCATGCTATAGGAAACGAAATATTAAAACGTGAACCATGGAAAAAAGTAAGGTATGTCGAAATGACTTCTTTTCTAAATGAGTTCGTTTATACCGTCAGACAAAATAGTCGAACAGCACTAGATTCATTTAAACTAAAATTTCAATCGTATGATACTTTACTGATAGATGACATTCAATTTCTCAATTCAGGAGCTGATAAAACTCAGGAAGAGTTTTTTGCTCTCTTTAACTTTTTATACCAAAGAAAAAGTCAGATCGTTATTGCTTCAGACCGACCAAGTTATGAACTTCCAATCCATGATAGACTTAAATCAAGATTTACTAAAGGTGTTCAAGCAAATGTTCAACCTCCTTCACCTGATCTAAGAAGAGCTATACTTTCTAAATATTCTGATTTGTACAATCTCCATTTAGATGAAGAATCTCTAAATTACACATCTTCTCATATAACAGGTGACATTCGACATTTAATGGGAGCATTAAATGATATTCTTTTATATAAGAAAGCTTATAATTTGATGATTGTACCTTTTGAAAGAGTTAAAGAAGTTGTCGATTCAAGATCTGTCTTTAGACAAAAGGCAGTTGATATGACGCAAGACAACCTTATTGAATTAGTCTGTGAAATTTACAATCAGCCCAAGAAGGACGTTCTAGGAAAATCTAGAAAAAATGAATTTATCTTACCAAGACATCTTTGCATGTATATGTTAAAAGAAATCTTCAGCTTAAATAAGACCTTAATTGGAAGGATTTTTGATTGTAAGCATACAACCGTAATTCATGCAATTTCAAATATTGAGGAAAAGATAAAAACAGATCTCAAGCTTCAAGAAACCGTCCACAAAGTCCGTTTAAAATTCGATTTAATTTGA
- the dnaN gene encoding DNA polymerase III subunit beta, which yields MKFNIKSSDFLKAINSVEGVINSKQIKSVLSNVKIEASDNSVSLSATDMEISVRTSLAADVSVSGVTSLPAKQLSSIFKTINFSDAKLEINTDSENPETVITDAEGKVGSKFQINGLDPEEIRTIGKIEEKNITDFPCLILKEMIRKTNYAVAQEETRFVFNGLFMKCIDDELIVVGTDGRRLSKITRKIPKKLDFGNGIIVPHKTVRESIKLLDQAENGKIGLSESQFYLSVAHSELLSKLIDGSYPDYEQVIPKNNSYSVRINKDEFAIVLRQALISAEEPSRQIRLSFKTNTLVITSSNPGSMQFENSMPIEFSGDDLTIAFKGDYLSDTIKSIDDPEFEIHFTNSSLPVLFKDPSDADYVSVIMPMKI from the coding sequence ATGAAATTCAATATTAAAAGTTCAGACTTCTTAAAAGCTATCAATTCCGTTGAAGGAGTTATAAACTCAAAACAAATCAAATCCGTTTTATCCAATGTTAAAATAGAGGCTTCTGATAACTCTGTTTCCTTAAGTGCTACAGATATGGAAATATCCGTTAGAACTTCTTTAGCTGCTGATGTATCGGTTTCAGGAGTTACTTCTCTTCCAGCAAAACAACTCAGTAGTATATTCAAAACTATTAATTTCTCAGATGCGAAATTGGAAATAAATACCGATTCTGAAAATCCAGAAACAGTCATTACCGATGCAGAAGGAAAAGTTGGTTCCAAATTTCAAATCAATGGACTGGATCCAGAAGAGATAAGAACAATTGGTAAAATAGAAGAAAAAAATATTACTGATTTTCCTTGCTTAATACTCAAAGAAATGATTAGAAAAACAAATTATGCAGTTGCCCAAGAAGAGACTAGATTTGTTTTCAATGGATTATTTATGAAATGTATCGATGATGAATTGATTGTAGTAGGAACAGACGGACGTCGCTTATCTAAGATTACGAGAAAGATTCCCAAAAAATTGGATTTCGGAAATGGAATCATTGTACCACATAAAACTGTAAGAGAATCGATTAAATTATTAGATCAAGCAGAGAATGGAAAGATTGGTTTATCGGAATCACAATTTTACTTAAGTGTTGCACATTCAGAATTACTCTCTAAATTGATTGATGGTTCTTATCCAGACTATGAACAAGTCATTCCTAAAAACAATAGCTACTCTGTTAGAATTAATAAAGATGAATTCGCTATCGTATTAAGACAAGCTCTGATCTCAGCTGAAGAACCTTCAAGGCAAATTCGTTTAAGTTTCAAAACTAATACTCTTGTTATAACATCATCTAATCCTGGTTCAATGCAATTTGAAAACAGCATGCCAATTGAGTTTAGTGGAGACGATCTTACAATTGCCTTCAAAGGAGATTATCTATCGGACACAATTAAATCGATAGATGATCCAGAATTTGAAATTCATTTTACAAACTCAAGCTTACCTGTACTTTTTAAGGATCCTTCAGATGCAGATTATGTTTCGGTCATAATGCCAATGAAAATCTAA
- the recF gene encoding DNA replication/repair protein RecF (All proteins in this family for which functions are known are DNA-binding proteins that assist the filamentation of RecA onto DNA for the initiation of recombination or recombinational repair.) codes for MILKRLSLNNFRTYRELNLEFKSRLIFFIGDNGEGKSNLLESISILSFLKSFRGNSDDEILSWGENTFYIGSKLFENEEESRLEYGFEKNPIRRKKIKFNNNLIKKQSEAYGILPCVVLSPKDLDIVEGGSSERRKFIDGLISALDKNYLNTLLEYNRILKQRNTSLKKQITSAESLGIWDKMLCEKDNYIRNARANFIKDMDILFRNNLNLLSGSKDDYGLFYKPNAKSTEDYEMRMRDNFQKDLRVGYTTVGCHRDEITIGGEDKDVLSFGSQGQRRSVVISLKTASFELLRRKIGIDPILLIDDVIRELDTRRREFFVDLIRGCGQAFFTTTDLEGIHDYIGNLDEPRQIFQVTKGSVTEL; via the coding sequence ATGATTCTGAAAAGGTTAAGCCTGAATAACTTCAGGACTTACAGAGAATTAAATCTTGAATTTAAATCTAGATTGATATTCTTCATAGGTGATAATGGAGAAGGCAAATCAAATCTATTAGAATCTATATCCATTTTATCCTTCTTGAAAAGTTTTCGAGGAAATAGTGATGATGAAATTCTCTCATGGGGTGAGAATACATTCTACATTGGTTCGAAGCTTTTTGAGAATGAAGAAGAAAGTCGCCTCGAATATGGTTTTGAAAAAAATCCAATCCGAAGAAAAAAAATTAAATTCAATAATAATTTAATCAAAAAGCAATCAGAAGCATATGGTATTCTTCCTTGTGTTGTTTTATCACCAAAGGACTTGGATATAGTTGAAGGTGGGAGTAGCGAACGGAGAAAATTCATTGATGGTTTAATATCAGCTCTGGATAAAAATTATCTAAATACTCTTTTAGAATATAATCGAATTCTAAAACAACGAAATACAAGTTTAAAGAAACAAATCACAAGTGCGGAATCTCTGGGTATATGGGACAAGATGCTTTGTGAAAAGGATAACTATATCCGTAACGCAAGAGCCAATTTTATAAAAGATATGGATATCTTGTTTAGAAATAATTTAAATCTTCTTTCCGGTTCAAAAGATGATTACGGTTTGTTTTATAAGCCAAATGCTAAATCTACTGAAGACTATGAAATGAGGATGAGAGACAATTTTCAAAAAGATCTAAGAGTTGGTTACACAACTGTTGGGTGCCATAGAGATGAAATTACAATTGGCGGAGAAGATAAAGATGTTCTAAGTTTTGGATCTCAAGGACAAAGAAGATCTGTTGTAATTTCGCTTAAGACTGCATCTTTCGAATTGCTAAGAAGAAAAATCGGAATAGATCCAATACTTTTAATTGATGATGTAATTCGAGAATTAGATACACGAAGAAGGGAGTTTTTTGTTGATCTAATCCGAGGGTGTGGGCAAGCTTTTTTTACAACTACAGATTTGGAAGGAATTCATGATTATATCGGGAATCTCGATGAGCCTAGACAAATTTTTCAAGTAACCAAAGGATCTGTGACTGAATTATGA
- a CDS encoding DUF721 domain-containing protein: MKDEWKTTRDLPEAIGNVFSIEEIQKSLLLKKISDQWKDLVGAILADHSYPKDIHSSILIVQTSHSAYSQEIGFHSPNILGYIHNKLQVKSIQSVRCQIGPVLIRKKKKTEKKKGTLNGKEELLASLEGITDENLRKKYISLIEVMD, encoded by the coding sequence ATGAAAGACGAATGGAAAACTACTCGTGACCTTCCTGAAGCAATAGGGAATGTTTTCTCAATAGAGGAAATCCAGAAGTCACTGTTGCTAAAAAAAATTTCAGATCAATGGAAAGATTTGGTTGGAGCAATTTTAGCAGATCACAGCTATCCAAAAGATATTCACTCCAGCATATTAATTGTTCAGACTTCACATTCAGCTTATTCTCAAGAAATTGGATTCCATAGTCCGAATATTTTGGGATATATTCATAATAAATTGCAAGTAAAATCGATACAATCTGTTCGCTGCCAGATCGGACCTGTTCTTATTCGAAAAAAAAAGAAGACAGAAAAGAAAAAAGGGACTCTTAACGGAAAAGAAGAATTACTTGCCTCTTTAGAAGGCATTACCGATGAAAACCTTCGTAAAAAGTACATCAGCTTGATAGAAGTAATGGACTGA
- the gyrB gene encoding DNA topoisomerase (ATP-hydrolyzing) subunit B, translating to MSYSAEKIKILEGLEAVRKRPGMYIGTQDETGLHKMVYEVVDNSVDEAMAGNCTEIKVSILPDNIIEVIDDGRGIPTGIHPDKGISTIEVVMTILHAGGKFENDAYKVSGGLHGVGVSVVNALSEWMEVEVHSLGQIHYQKYTTGIPVAPVSIKGETTLTGTTVRFKPDKTIFTTTEFLFDTLSARFRELAFLNNSLKISITDARKEEKQSHEFQYDGGIVSFVDHINASKHPLHKICHFNREKDSIIAEVALQYCDTYNETIFTFTNGINNSLGGTHLEGFRAALTRTLNDFLKKDQNLSKKGTITLSGEDVKEGLCVVISVKIPQPQFNSQTKEKLVNAEIKGIMQTLTSEGLVLFFEENPAIIKKILEKCILASKAREAARRARDLTRRKTVLEGGGLPGKLADCSEKDPAKSEIYLVEGDSAGGSAKQGRDRNTQAILPLKGKILNVEKSRLDKILANEEIRTLISALGTGIGEDEFNVDKARYHKIVIMTDADIDGSHIRTLILTFFFRHMRPLIERGFLFVAQPPLYQLKFGKESIYAYSDREKDELIRSRQNDKVVIQRYKGLGEMNPEQLWETTMDPERRVVLQVKMDDLVAAEDTFNILMGDDVSPRRRFIEENSAKVSNLDL from the coding sequence ATGTCATACAGCGCCGAAAAAATAAAAATTCTAGAAGGTCTTGAGGCGGTTAGAAAACGCCCAGGAATGTACATTGGAACCCAAGATGAGACGGGTTTACATAAAATGGTTTATGAAGTCGTCGATAACTCCGTCGATGAGGCAATGGCAGGCAATTGTACTGAGATAAAAGTCAGTATTTTACCTGATAATATCATTGAGGTAATCGATGACGGTCGCGGAATCCCAACAGGAATCCATCCTGATAAAGGAATCTCGACTATTGAAGTTGTAATGACCATCCTGCATGCTGGTGGAAAATTTGAGAACGATGCGTACAAAGTGTCCGGTGGATTGCATGGTGTGGGAGTTTCCGTTGTAAACGCGCTATCCGAATGGATGGAAGTTGAAGTTCATTCATTAGGTCAGATTCATTACCAGAAATACACTACCGGAATTCCAGTCGCTCCAGTAAGTATCAAAGGTGAGACTACCCTAACTGGAACAACTGTTAGATTTAAACCTGATAAAACTATTTTTACTACAACCGAGTTCTTATTTGATACATTGTCTGCAAGATTTCGAGAATTGGCATTCCTAAATAACTCTCTAAAAATCTCAATTACAGATGCAAGAAAGGAAGAAAAGCAATCTCACGAGTTTCAATATGATGGTGGAATTGTTTCTTTTGTAGATCATATTAACGCATCCAAACATCCATTACACAAAATTTGTCATTTCAATCGTGAGAAAGATTCCATTATTGCTGAAGTTGCTTTGCAGTATTGTGATACTTACAATGAAACAATTTTTACCTTTACAAATGGAATCAATAACAGTTTAGGTGGAACACATTTAGAGGGCTTCCGCGCTGCACTTACTCGTACACTAAATGATTTCCTTAAGAAAGATCAAAACCTTTCCAAGAAAGGAACAATTACATTGTCGGGAGAAGATGTTAAGGAAGGATTGTGTGTAGTTATATCTGTAAAAATTCCTCAACCTCAATTCAACTCGCAAACAAAAGAAAAATTAGTGAATGCAGAAATCAAAGGAATTATGCAAACTCTAACTTCTGAAGGTTTGGTATTGTTCTTTGAAGAAAATCCAGCTATCATTAAGAAGATTTTAGAAAAATGTATTCTTGCTTCCAAAGCTCGCGAAGCTGCAAGACGTGCAAGAGATTTGACACGAAGAAAAACAGTTCTTGAAGGTGGAGGTTTACCTGGTAAGCTAGCTGACTGCTCAGAAAAAGATCCTGCAAAAAGTGAAATTTATTTGGTTGAGGGTGATTCAGCTGGTGGATCCGCTAAACAAGGTAGAGATAGAAATACTCAAGCCATTCTCCCCCTTAAAGGAAAAATTCTAAACGTCGAAAAATCTAGGTTAGATAAAATTTTAGCTAACGAAGAAATTAGAACCTTAATATCTGCTTTGGGAACTGGTATAGGTGAAGATGAATTCAATGTTGATAAAGCACGTTATCATAAAATTGTAATCATGACTGATGCTGATATCGATGGTTCGCATATTCGAACTTTGATTTTAACTTTCTTTTTTCGTCATATGCGACCGTTAATCGAGAGAGGATTTCTTTTCGTGGCTCAACCTCCTCTATATCAACTTAAGTTTGGAAAAGAATCTATATACGCTTATTCGGATCGAGAAAAAGACGAACTAATACGAAGCAGACAAAATGATAAAGTTGTCATCCAGAGATACAAAGGTTTAGGGGAAATGAATCCTGAACAATTGTGGGAGACAACAATGGACCCAGAACGACGAGTTGTTCTTCAAGTTAAGATGGATGACTTAGTTGCGGCTGAAGACACTTTTAATATTCTTATGGGTGATGATGTTTCTCCACGCCGAAGATTTATTGAAGAA